Proteins encoded by one window of Peptostreptococcaceae bacterium:
- a CDS encoding MFS transporter, which produces MFHLPKNKRSVAIIAGLIGNIVEWYDFALYGFMAVIISRLFFPSDYGSLSLFATYGIFASGFVMRPIGAGLFGWIGDTYGRSKTMIISVAMMMIPTFALGLLPTYKSIGIFAPILLVLIRLIQGLSVGGEFSSSVTYLVETSPPKKRGLSGSWANVGSGAGMLLGSLAASLATNFFSDATLMAWGWRVPFLFGGILGGFSVMLRKNLPKSPHFVENKPKERKTSPIKEVFSKNLKETMQGMIFASGYGALFYLIMVYLPTWLNEYNGFLLKDVMKINTVATAEIMLLIPLMGWISDRFIKRTHFVSISIVMIAIISFPMMMWLKGGSMISAWVAQLVLALFMAVISGVAPTMFAELFPSRDRRSGYSISFNVGMGMIGGSTPMIVTWLISKTNITLIPAAYIVFWSFISLIGLFWMTDRSREPLR; this is translated from the coding sequence ATGTTTCATTTACCAAAGAATAAAAGAAGTGTGGCAATAATAGCTGGTCTTATAGGTAATATTGTTGAATGGTACGATTTTGCTCTATATGGATTTATGGCAGTAATTATTTCGCGACTTTTTTTTCCTAGTGATTATGGCAGTTTATCTTTATTTGCTACATATGGTATTTTTGCTTCAGGATTTGTCATGAGACCTATTGGAGCAGGATTATTTGGTTGGATTGGGGATACCTATGGGAGAAGTAAAACAATGATTATCTCTGTAGCGATGATGATGATTCCCACTTTTGCACTAGGTCTGCTCCCAACCTATAAAAGCATTGGAATTTTTGCACCAATATTACTCGTCTTGATTCGATTAATCCAGGGACTGTCTGTAGGAGGAGAGTTTTCAAGTTCGGTAACGTATTTGGTAGAGACTTCACCTCCGAAGAAAAGGGGTTTGTCTGGAAGCTGGGCCAACGTGGGTAGTGGAGCAGGAATGTTATTGGGTTCCCTTGCGGCTTCGCTGGCAACAAATTTTTTTAGCGATGCTACGCTCATGGCCTGGGGTTGGAGGGTACCTTTTCTATTTGGGGGTATTTTAGGGGGCTTTTCAGTTATGCTGAGAAAAAACCTCCCAAAATCTCCTCATTTTGTGGAAAACAAACCAAAAGAAAGGAAAACTTCACCAATAAAAGAGGTGTTTTCCAAGAATTTGAAGGAGACCATGCAAGGGATGATTTTTGCCTCTGGCTATGGAGCACTTTTTTATCTAATTATGGTCTACCTTCCTACTTGGCTGAATGAATACAATGGTTTCCTTTTGAAGGATGTAATGAAGATCAATACAGTTGCAACGGCTGAGATCATGTTGCTGATTCCTTTGATGGGTTGGATTTCGGATCGCTTTATCAAGCGGACGCACTTTGTGTCCATCAGTATAGTTATGATTGCAATCATATCCTTTCCCATGATGATGTGGCTAAAAGGCGGAAGTATGATATCTGCTTGGGTGGCACAGCTGGTTTTGGCTTTATTCATGGCAGTTATTAGTGGTGTAGCTCCTACTATGTTTGCCGAACTCTTTCCCAGCCGTGATCGGCGCTCAGGTTACTCGATTTCCTTTAACGTTGGTATGGGCATGATTGGTGGATCTACGCCAATGATAGTAACATGGCTGATATCAAAAACCAATATAACGTTGATCCCTGCTGCATATATCGTCTTTTGGTCTTTCATCAGCTTGATCGGTTTGTTTTGGATGACGGAT